One Gambusia affinis linkage group LG15, SWU_Gaff_1.0, whole genome shotgun sequence genomic window carries:
- the zar1l gene encoding ZAR1-like protein produces MEGFLSTFLPFSGYGGPPAQGGSWGKGDGRFLIPQGLNYLEICKTILSQVNPSLPLPPCGKVNTKECGVQVNAKVDKVIQCSLGPKTLLYVENPTSCNSCKTHDENLDVTKAERKALLDTPPMSNLRFLRPVSIYSPVFDRRVFQKSLSDGAGQDPLEASDQAKSDADTDHSGENLENCFKTAIPRSSKSPNFQFLEQRYGFFHCKKCNIRWESAYVWCISGSSKVYYKQLCRKCQVGFNPYRVESIVCKGCSQTCCSCEKKQRHINMKRPHRKDLCCRCKGMRLSCDATYSFKYIV; encoded by the exons ATGGAGGGGTTCCTGTCCACGTTCCTCCCCTTTAGCGGCTATGGCGGTCCCCCAGCTCAGGGGGGTAGCTGGGGGAAGGGAGACGGCCGTTTTCTCATTCCTCAGGGCCTCAACTACCTGGAGATCTGCAAGACCATCTTGTCCCAAGTCAACCCCAGTTTACCTCTACCGCCCTGCGGGAAGGTGAACACCAAAGAGTGCGGCGTGCAGGTGAACGCGAAGGTGGACAAGGTGATTCAGTGTTCCCTAGGTCCGAAAACGCTGCTCTACGTCGAAAATCCCACCTCCTGCAACAGCTGCAAGACGCATGACGAGAACCTCGACGTGACCAAAGCGGAGAGGAAGGCGTTGTTGGACACGCCGCCCATGAGCAACCTGCGCTTCCTCAGACCTGTGTCCATCTACTCGCCGGTGTTTGACCGCAGGGTCTTCCAGAAGAGTCTCAGCGATGGCGCTGGACAGGACCCACTGGAAGCTTCTGACCAAGCCAAGTCTGATGCTGACACGGATCACAGTGGCGAGAACTTAGAAAACTGCTTCAAGACTGCGATTCCTCGATCCTCCAAGAGCCCAAACTTCCAG ttccTGGAACAGCGATATGGCTTCTTCCACTGTAAAAAGTGCAACATCCGGTGGGAGAGTGCTTATGTTTGGTGCATCTCTGGCTCCAGTAAG GTGTACTATAAGCAGCTCTGCCGGAAGTGCCAGGTGGGGTTTAACCCTTACAGAGTGGAGTCTATAGTCTGTAAG ggCTGCTCTCAGACTTGCTGCAGCTGTGAGaagaagcagagacacatcaaCATGAAGAGGCCTCATCGTAAAGACCTGTGCTGCCGCTGTAAAGGCATGAGGCTGTCATGTGACGCCACGTACAGCTTCAAATATATCGTTTGA